A region from the Vicia villosa cultivar HV-30 ecotype Madison, WI linkage group LG3, Vvil1.0, whole genome shotgun sequence genome encodes:
- the LOC131657655 gene encoding uncharacterized protein LOC131657655: protein MSLVPVVPTVSWSSLIQHNQARPRAVMCLWLACQDRLATKVRLKRIGILQSEFCSFCNEAPEDFNHLLIDCRICSVVWKNVLQWLQVRHTPCNWLEEITWLTSNTRGKGFMQNMLKLSIAETVYGLWIYRNTNIFDRENVDNTDSVARKIVDMIVQRGWMKPKHRNKLALLML from the coding sequence ATGAGTTTGGTCCCTGTTGTTCCTACTGTGAGCTGGAGTAGCCTTATTCAGCACAATCAAGCGAGGCCTAGAGCTGTAATGTGCTTATGGTTGGCTTGTCAGGATCGCTTGGCCACCAAAGTTAGACTCAAAAGAATCGGGATTCTGCAAAGTGAGTTTTGTAGTTTTTGCAATGAGGCCCCTGAAGATTTTAATCACCTCTTAATTGATTGTAGAATCTGTTCTGTTGTTTGGAAGAATGTGCTTCAATGGCTTCAAGTGAGGCATACACCTTGTAACTGGCTGGAAGAAATCACATGGTTAACTAGTAATACTCGTGGGAAGGGTTTTATGCAGAACATGCTTAAGCTCTCTATTGCTGAAACTGTATATGGTTTGTGGATATACAGAAATACCAATATATTTGATAGGGAAAATGTTGATAATACTGATAGTGTTGCTAGGAAAATAGTTGATATGATAGTTCAAAGAGGGTGGATGAAACCCAAACATAGGAACAAACTTGCTTTGCTCATGTTATAG
- the LOC131655040 gene encoding beta-galactosidase 13-like, producing the protein MTRLRTIAFLSILLVLLPAIVAAKGGNAGKGKAQHNRVANIHNVTYDGKSLFVNGRRELLFSGSIHYTRSTPDMWPVILERARHGGLNVIQTYVFWNAHEPEEGKFNFEGNCDLVKFIKLVQEKGMYVTLRVGPFIQAEWNHGGLPYWLREVKGMVFRTDNEPYKKHMQAFVGKVIQMMKDEKLFAPQGGPIILAQIENEYNHVQRAYKEFGKRYVQWAANMAVAFDVGVPWIMCKQTDAPDPVINACNGRHCGDTFTGPNKPYKPALWTENWTAQYRSFGDSISKRSAEDLAFSVARFFSKNGNLVNYYMYHGGTNFGRTSSAFTTTQYYDQAPLDEYGLEREPKWSHLRDAHKAMLLCRKAILGGVPTVEKINAFHEVRLFEKKEGNICAAFITNNHTTQAATISFRGSNYFLPAHSISVLPDCKTVVFNTQSIVSQHNSRNFVKSAVANNFKWEVFSEPIVNAKKVPPTELKPVELYTMLKDTSDYGWFTTSFNLTQADMPNKGGATPVLSIETLGHTLSAFVNGQYIGFGHGSHEKKSFLFEKPANFKVGTNYVSLLATTVGLPDSGSYMEARSAGPDTIFIIGLARTIDLSNNGWGHKVGLKGEELRVFTEEGSKNVKWTPVAGPARPVSWFKTRFATPEGKSPVAIRMTGMGKGMIWVNGKSIGRHWMSFLSPLGIPTQSEYHIPRSYLNAKDNLLVILEDEKASPENIEIMNVDRDTICSNIRENDPANVNSWVSRHGQFRAVTKTSGPQASLKCATGKKIVAIEFASFGNPSGVCGMFNLGTCNDASAKSVVEKECLGKEACLVAVNRANFNMKGGDACPDLVKNLAIQAKCSY; encoded by the exons ATGACCCGCCTTCGCACCATCGCATTCCTTTCCATATTATTAGTACTCTTACCTGCCATTGTCGCCGCAAAAGGTGGCAATGCTGGTAAGGGAAAGGCACAACATAACCGCGTAGCTAATATTCACAATGTTACTTATGATGGCAAGTCACTCTTTGTTAATGGAAGACGCGAGCTTCTCTTCTCCGGTTCCATCCATTACACTCGCAGCACTCCTGAT ATGTGGCCAGTCATTCTTGAAAGAGCAAGACATGGGGGTTTGAATGTTATTCAAACTTATGTGTTTTGGAATGCTCATGAGCCAGAAGAAGGCAAg TTCAACTTTGAAGGCAACTGTGATTTGGTGAAGTTCATTAAGTTGGTTCAAGAGAAAGGCATGTATGTGACTCTCAGGGTTGGACCTTTCATTCAAGCCGAATGGAATCACGG AGGTCTTCCATATTGGCTAAGAGAGGTTAAGGGGATGGTATTTCGTACTGATAATGAACCATATAAGAAACACATGCAAGCATTTGTAGGAAAAGTTATACAAATGATGAAAGATGAGAAACTCTTTGCTCCCCAAGGAGGACCCATCATCTTGGCACAGATTGAAAATGAGTACAACCATGTCCAACGTGCCTATAAAGAGTTCGGAAAAAGATATGTCCAATGGGCTGCAAATATGGCAGTAGCTTTCGATGTTGGTGTTCCGTGGATCATGTGCAAGCAAACTGACGCTCCTGATCCCGTC ATCAATGCATGCAATGGAAGACATTGTGGTGATACCTTTACCGGACCAAATAAGCCATACAAGCCAGCTCTATGGACTGAAAATTGGACTGCCCAATACCGATCTTTTGGTGATTCTATATCTAAGAGATCTGCAGAAGATCTTGCCTTCTCAGTTGCCCGATTTTTCTCCAAGAATGGAAATTTGGTCAACTACTAtatg TACCATGGTGGAACAAACTTTGGAAGAACCAGCTCCGCCTTTACAACAACTCAATACTACGACCAGGCTCCTCTCGATGAATATGGTCTTGAGAGGGAACCAAAATGGAGTCATCTTAGGGATGCACATAAGGCTATGCTCCTTTGCAGAAAGGCTATTCTTGGAGGTGTTCCCACTGTCGAGAAGATCAACGCCTTCCACGAG GTTAGATTATTTGAGAAGAAAGAAGGAAATATCTGTGCTGCTTTTATCACTAACAACCACACTACTCAAGCAGCTACCATCAGTTTCAGAGGTTCTAACTACTTCTTGCCTGCACATTCCATCAGCGTCCTCCCCGATTGCAAGACTGTTGTTTTCAACACACAAAGC ATTGTATCCCAACATAATTCAAGGAACTTTGTGAAGTCTGCTGTCGCAAACAACTTCAAATGGGAGGTGTTTTCTGAGCCAATTGTAAATGCCAAGAAAGTCCCACCAACTGAGTTAAAACCAGTTGAGCTTTACACCATGCTTAAAGACACCTCTGATTACGGATGGTTCACCACTAG CTTTAATTTGACTCAAGCAGACATGCCAAATAAGGGTGGAGCAACTCCGGTTCTTAGCATTGAGACACTTGGACACACACTATCCGCATTTGTTAATGGACAATACATTG GCTTTGGACATGGTTCCCATGAAAAGAAATCTTTtctatttgagaaacctgcaaaCTTTAAGGTTGGAACCAACTACGTATCCCTCTTGGCTACCACTGTTGGACTACCA GACAGTGGATCTTACATGGAAGCTAGGAGTGCAGGACCCGATACCATATTCATCATTGGTCTCGCCAGAACAATTGATCTATCAAACAACGGTTGGGGCCATAAG GTTGGTCTCAAAGGTGAGGAACTTCGAGTTTTCACCGAGGAAGGATCAAAGAACGTTAAGTGGACTCCAGTAGCAGGGCCTGCGCGCCCTGTCTCCTGGTTTAAGACGAGATTCGCCACACCAGAAGGAAAAAGTCCAGTTGCTATCAGGATGACAGGTATGGGAAAAGGCATGATTTGGGTGAACGGTAAGAGCATCGGCCGTCACTGGATGAGCTTCCTTTCTCCTCTCGGTATACCAACTCAATCAGAGTACCATATCCCGAGATCTTACCTTAACGCCAAAGACAATTTGCTTGTTATATTGGAAGACGAAAAGGCCTCTCCCGAAAATATTGAGATAATGAATGTTGACAGAGACACTATCTGCAGTAACATCCGAGAGAACGATCCTGCCAATGTCAATTCGTGGGTATCTAGACACGGACAGTTCCGTGCAGTCACCAAAACTTCAGGGCCACAGGCTTCACTCAAATGTGCCACGGGCAAAAAGATTGTGGCTATCGAATTCGCAAGCTTTGGTAACCCTTCTGGTGTTTGTGGAATGTTTAACCTCGGAACCTGTAACGACGCTTCTGCTAAAAGCGTCGTTGAGAAGGAATGCTTGGGGAAAGAAGCATGTTTGGTTGCAGTGAACCGTGCAAACTTCAACATGAAAGGTGGTGATGCTTGCCCGGATTTGGTGAAGAATCTTGCTATACAAGCAAAGTGTTCTTACTAG